The region TATTTAAGACTAacaattaacataattaaattttaactaacggtaaagaaaaaagaagtactaattttaatattataaaacgACTAAAATGATATTCTAATCAAATAAATTGACGAAAAACGTGTCATCTTTTATCCCATTGGTGGAAAAATCAGTGGACCCAATAATCAACCAATCAGAAAAAAACGACACGTATTAACCGGTACATCAAAACTAACAGCAACTCAATCACCTTCAACTATTACACTTCTATAACACTGAACATTTACTTAGCATTGTCCCTAAAAATCTTGTGCCATTgctgcaagaaaaaaaaatacgcAGAGATAACAATGTCTAATAGCAagcaaattttaatatttttagcgatgCTAGTAATAGTGTCGACGTGGATTCCAGTTTCTTTATCAGCTAAAAAGCCTGTGTTTAGTGCTAGAGTAGAGGATATACCGTACATTAAGTGTCAAGTATGTGAAAAGTTGGCAAAAGAGTTGAATCAGCAAGTTCAGAAGAAACAGGCCGAGATCTTGCCTAAGAAGGTGATTTGAAATTCTGggttttggtttaattttgttGGGTGTTATTGGGTTtggtttgattgattttgtgttttttgttgTTGGTGGGTAGATCACAGAGTATCAAATTATTGAGATTGCAGAGAATATCTGTAATTTGAAGAAGCAGGAAGCTGATTGGATTTTGAAGATTGATATTGTGGAGAAAGGAAATAAGTTGGAGGTATGATTTACTTTTAGTTCTATATTGGTTTCTGTAAGTTAATTATGATTAGTTCCAATGAAAATGGCATCACTTGAGTTGAATTAGTACTAATAAGAATCGTACTAATAAGTATTAGTTTTGTTGCACGGACACGAAAACATCGAAACCGAAACAGGCAATTTACAAAAATAGGTTATAGATATAATGTTTTAGAGTTTAGGAAGTGTTTTTATTTATGGAAACCAAACTCGGAAACGTAGGATTCAATAAGTTTGACTTGCTAAGGACtgaaatatattttcttttagcTGGTAGAACAAGATGTTGAAGGTCAGTGTAATTCAGAATGCAAGACTATAGAGAAGGCTTGTGAGCAGGTGAGTCAAATTTTGTGTTTTTGGATGTGTATATAATACTGTTGAACAATGCGTAATTTATTGATCGTATTTGGCGTGATTGTATACTTGACGGTTGTGCAGGTTATGGGGTATGCTGATACTGATATCGCTGAATATATCTTTACCTCTAAACCAAGTGTCGATTCATTGACGAAGTATTTCTGCAAAGACCTGACTAGTGTATGTATCAAGAAGCCTCCTCCAGTTCCCAAGGTAACTTCATCTCCCTAGGCGATTTTCAGCTGGTTTGTTCCCATGTGTAGTGTATATTATGGCATCTTGGCGGATCATAATTTCCAGCATAATTAGGCTTGTCAATTTGGTGATTTTCATGTCTCCAATCCTCTAATAAAGAATTTCTCGTGCTGGAAATGGAATTAAGAATAACATGTACTTGTAAACATGATGGCATTTTAGCTCAAATTTGCACCAGCTTCCTAGTTTTGTTCTAAGTAGTACCCAAACTGAAACGCTGAAACGTAAAACGTGTAGAGATATTTTCTATAAGAATaagttataatataaatttttagaattatatAAGTGTTTTTGGAAACGGAAACAAATTGTCAAAACGTAGGACTCAGAGAAGTTTTCGTGCCACATAGGAACTCTTGTTCAATCcagattcaattttttatttaacacttCATTGATTGTTTATTGTGTCTCTGCTCTGCCACTTAGAAGATATGAACATTTTGTGGTATACATATTGAGCTTATTCCAACCAATACTATTTTGTATGACCAAGATTCGAGTTTGAAGTTTGAACCTAATACGGAAGATACGAAAACACTTTCTGAAATAAGCAGGAAAAGGAAATCATTGCCTAATCTTGCATATAGTCTGTTCATTGAATAGTGAATACACTTATCTTTCCTGTGGTCTCTTGGACTACTTCAAACATTAGTGGTTTTGAGTAGTTCAACTAACAATATAGTAATCCTGATCAATATTGCATTCTTCGTTTTTAATGTATTATCAATATTAAAGCCGAGGTTCATCCTAGTCAAACTATTTATCTTCACTCGTGTTTCAGGATAGAACACCTGGAGAACCTTTTGAGCCAAAACCGTCTAAAGATGCCGAAATGGAGAAGCTTATGAGATCTATGCAGGTAGTCATTGTTCCTTTTCCCTTGCTCAAACTTGATTTAAATTGAGCTAGCTTCTGATCCACTTAGTAATCTTTCAGGACATGCCAGGGGCACCCAATATGCAAATGTATTCAAGAGACGAATTGAAGAACATGAATAATTTTGGTAATGAAGACGCCGACGAAGATGAAGATGAGGATGATGAACCTCACTTCCCTTCGAAATTGGTATGACAAACAAACTTTTGTACTGCTTTCAAAAATTACTGTCCTATCATCAACTGTCAGTAATTGGATTCTTGCAGGCTCAAGCGATGAAGGAGAAAGAAAAAGGTAAGAATGATTGGCAACAGAAGTTGACCAAAGGAATTAAAAGCACAAGCCAAACATTGAAGAGGCACGCGAACAAAGTGTCAAACAGGATGCGACAGTGGTGGAAAGGAATGAAAGCAACTTATACAAGCAAGAATTCGAAGACGGGCAAAGCAGAGTTGTAGAAGGGCCTAATTTGCaggttttttcatatttttgctCACTTATGTCTTAGGCTTAGTTTACCAAGAAATACCATAGGAAGCGAATAGAGAACAATGTGATTTACGGTTAAATGTTAGCTAATCCTTTTTTATCCGGTCCAGTgagttgttttttattttgcagTACCATTTTCGCTATTGTTATTatgttttttagattttttttttctaaaagtaAATCTATTGATGAAGATTACAAAATAAGGATGAAATTCATATCACAAgatttttctatataatttttcAAGTTTTGAATAAACCAAATAAAGGCAAACAACCCATGATACaaacaaagataaaaaaatatctagTCATGGATTCCGTAAACTTAACTCAAGGATGAACAAAATCCATTGAGCGGGGATTTCGAATTCATTTGGCAAGAATACTTCACATTGAACCACTTTTTAGTGggtacaaaatatttataaaaatagtctaaaatcaatcaaaaaatggaaaaaatttacatatgttTCTTcatacaaattttttatttgtacttAAAAACAATTTCACTTGGTACCAAAAAATGTCCACTACATTACaacaatttatctttcaaatatttaatataaatctaTAATAAATTTTCTGTAGACAAAATAAGAgcataaaaagataatttattatttttaaataaagataaaactTTTGActatttagtgttttttttgtttttgttttttaaaaaatatattatagactctaaaaaaaaacgaattgggaaaaaattatcaaaatttgaaTGATACATTTTCAATCATGTTTAACTTTCTCAAATGGGACTAGGCTTTTGCAGCCAACATACACATAATAAGGAGACCAACCCCACACCTCTCTCAATTCTTAAACAGGGAGAATAAGAGTACAATAGTTTTGAAATGGAAGCAAGTGAAAGATAATGGTCTGATGGTGCCACCAATTTTTGCAGTTTTTGAGGTCATGGAGAGGCTCCTCACCGCATCTTATAATGCTGAGTTCTTGAGACCACACAGCGCCGGCCACTCATTTCATATTTGACCATTATATCGATGTCACGGGGATTCTTTTTGTTTGGAGCTACGGTCATGCTCCCAGTTAAGGCTTCCCCCTCACATATGGTTATCACATCTTCTAAGTAGAGCACAGTTTGTTTCCAGTGTGTACCCCTTGATCTTGGACCTGCATCATTTCAAGTTTGGGAGAACCGAATTTTTCATCAGTAAGACCAAAGCATGGTAACTGGAAAGAGCAGAACTCAAGTATGCACATGCTGGCTAACATAATAAAATGAGGGGTTATACATGTACATGAAAATGAGAGGTTATATGAAAAATTGAATTTCTAATTCTTAAGTTTGAAAACTTAAAGTCTGCCACATAACAGCCACTCGGTCAACTACATTTTCTTAAAAATTAATCTCATCTTTTTAACTTTAACCAAAACTAGGCTTCTAATCTAGAATAAggataattaaaacataaagaTGATAAGGAATAAAAAGATTGACCTGTAGAGAATCCCATCAACTTGTGGCATTTGGTAAATGATACGTCAAAGTAGGCTACCAAAGCATGGATGTAATCATCTCGTTCTGCCACAAGCTTAAAAGGAGCTGTAAAGGAAGCATCCCCGGAAGTCATCTTAGAGATATCCATTGTCTGAATTGAAGTCAGGCAAATTTAAACACGtcaattaaaaatcaaagtcTATACAGCAAGAAAATGAAGATATAATTCTATCTCACCTTCAGTAGTTGGGACTTCGTAACAATTTGATTCTGATCAACTGTGTCAACAAGAGGTTCCATCATGGCTTGCTTCTTGATGCAGCTCATGTCAAAGCCGTAGACACTATTCCAAACTGGAATCGCATTGGATAGCGTGAATTAAAGGAACATTAGTAATAATTAACAAGATTGACAGCCTAGAGAAGCATCAAAAGAAAGTCAAAAAGAGCAATCGAACCACCACTTAAACCTAATGAC is a window of Mercurialis annua linkage group LG2, ddMerAnnu1.2, whole genome shotgun sequence DNA encoding:
- the LOC126670578 gene encoding uncharacterized protein LOC126670578; the encoded protein is MSNSKQILIFLAMLVIVSTWIPVSLSAKKPVFSARVEDIPYIKCQVCEKLAKELNQQVQKKQAEILPKKITEYQIIEIAENICNLKKQEADWILKIDIVEKGNKLELVEQDVEGQCNSECKTIEKACEQVMGYADTDIAEYIFTSKPSVDSLTKYFCKDLTSVCIKKPPPVPKDRTPGEPFEPKPSKDAEMEKLMRSMQDMPGAPNMQMYSRDELKNMNNFGNEDADEDEDEDDEPHFPSKLAQAMKEKEKGKNDWQQKLTKGIKSTSQTLKRHANKVSNRMRQWWKGMKATYTSKNSKTGKAEL